In a genomic window of Nostoc sp. UHCC 0870:
- a CDS encoding alpha-D-ribose 1-methylphosphonate 5-triphosphate diphosphatase produces MTTTQNIQILSNLTNTKIAIQGVSVLTPDGWVEDATVLIEDGQFIKIDQVISPDGFHLVNAQGLQMLPGIIDLHGDAFERMICPRPGVNFPLPIAIADNDRNLLASGITTFYCSITDSYEPGLRSRDSARALIEFILGTGKQVLNCNHRIHIRHEEANIAEHQELCDWMVSGRVHLLSINDHLPPPGNEKRLSRYLNSVKQRSSMSIEEIEELINQVTARRHEGDPQIKELVDLAHTYSIPLASHDDDSSEKVALSQQRRVAIAEFPATVDLAAQSREYGAAVLMGAPNLVRGGSHLGLMSVAEAVKHNVIDCLCSDYHYPSLFYAPFKLQELGLMSFEQAWSLVSSRPAEAAGISDRKGKIAPGLDADFLLISPDNSLPSAITAISSVYVAGQEVAHYQIL; encoded by the coding sequence GTGACAACAACACAAAATATTCAAATATTGTCAAACCTGACTAATACAAAAATTGCTATTCAAGGAGTAAGTGTATTAACTCCTGATGGTTGGGTTGAGGATGCTACGGTTTTAATTGAGGATGGGCAATTTATTAAGATTGATCAGGTAATTAGTCCTGATGGATTTCATTTGGTGAATGCTCAAGGACTCCAGATGTTACCAGGAATTATTGATTTACATGGTGATGCTTTTGAGAGGATGATTTGTCCTCGTCCGGGAGTTAATTTTCCTTTACCAATAGCGATCGCCGATAATGACCGTAATCTCTTAGCATCTGGTATCACTACTTTTTATTGCTCAATCACTGACTCTTATGAACCAGGGTTACGCAGCCGTGATTCTGCCCGTGCTTTAATTGAGTTCATCTTAGGGACGGGTAAACAAGTTTTAAATTGCAATCATCGTATTCATATTAGACATGAAGAGGCAAATATAGCAGAACATCAAGAGTTGTGTGATTGGATGGTATCCGGTCGCGTGCATCTTTTGTCTATCAACGATCACTTACCACCCCCAGGGAATGAAAAGAGATTGAGCCGCTATCTCAATAGTGTGAAGCAAAGATCATCTATGTCTATAGAGGAGATTGAAGAGTTAATCAATCAAGTCACAGCACGACGACATGAAGGAGATCCACAAATCAAAGAACTGGTGGATTTAGCCCATACATACAGTATTCCTCTGGCTTCTCATGATGATGATAGCTCTGAAAAGGTCGCACTTAGTCAGCAACGGCGAGTAGCGATCGCAGAATTTCCGGCGACTGTAGACTTAGCTGCTCAATCTCGTGAATATGGTGCAGCAGTCCTCATGGGTGCGCCTAACTTAGTGCGTGGTGGTTCTCACTTAGGTTTGATGAGTGTAGCTGAGGCGGTGAAACATAACGTTATCGATTGTCTCTGCTCAGATTATCATTACCCTTCCTTGTTTTACGCCCCCTTCAAACTTCAAGAATTAGGCTTAATGTCCTTTGAACAAGCATGGTCATTAGTTTCCAGCCGACCAGCAGAAGCAGCCGGAATTAGCGATCGCAAAGGTAAAATCGCTCCAGGTTTAGACGCTGATTTCCTATTGATATCTCCTGATAATTCGTTACCATCGGCGATTACTGCGATTTCATCTGTATATGTAGCCGGACAAGAAGTCGCTCACTATCAAATTCTCTAG
- a CDS encoding phosphonate degradation HD-domain oxygenase codes for MKPTIESIINLFTEKGSQLYGAEAVSQLEHALQCASLAEKSGQSHELITACLLHDLGHLIHDLGDNPATKGIDDQHEHRAIPLLRKMFSPAVTEPIRLHVTAKRYLCSVIPEYWDSLSAASKRSLELQGGIFSPEQAEQFIEQPYAQDAVQLRIFDDKAKIPNLPTPDLNHFIQFMTASLISLIPSQ; via the coding sequence ATGAAACCTACTATCGAAAGCATTATTAACCTATTCACCGAAAAAGGTTCTCAATTGTATGGTGCAGAAGCCGTCAGCCAGCTAGAACACGCCTTGCAATGTGCTAGCCTCGCTGAAAAATCAGGTCAAAGCCATGAATTGATTACGGCTTGTCTACTCCATGATTTAGGACATTTAATTCATGACTTGGGTGATAATCCAGCGACCAAAGGTATAGATGATCAACATGAACATCGAGCCATACCATTACTACGAAAGATGTTCAGTCCAGCAGTCACAGAACCAATTAGGCTTCATGTCACAGCCAAACGCTATCTTTGCTCAGTCATTCCTGAATATTGGGATAGTCTCTCAGCCGCATCCAAACGCAGCTTAGAACTACAAGGAGGTATATTTTCCCCAGAACAAGCAGAGCAATTCATTGAGCAACCCTACGCCCAAGATGCAGTGCAGTTAAGGATTTTTGACGATAAAGCTAAAATCCCAAATCTACCAACACCTGATTTAAATCACTTCATCCAATTTATGACCGCCTCCTTAATATCCCTAATCCCTAGCCAGTAG
- a CDS encoding alpha-D-ribose 1-methylphosphonate 5-phosphate C-P-lyase PhnJ — translation MNISPQSPETGFNFAYLDEQTKRSIRRALLKAVAIPGHQVPFSSREMPMSYGWGTGGIQVTAAVIGQTDVLKVIDQGADDTTNAVNIRRFFKKVCGVKTTERTQEATLIQTRHRIPETPLQEGQILVYQVPIPEPLRWLEPSSVETGKMHALEEYGAMYVKLYEDITTHGHIATSYDYPVMVHDRYLMSPSPIPRFDNPKMNMSPALQLFGAGREKRIYAIPPYTKVRSLDFEDHPFTVEKWDKACELCGSTESYLDEVVIDDQGGRMWICSDTDFCNNSKFKIYSR, via the coding sequence ATGAATATTTCGCCCCAATCCCCAGAAACAGGCTTTAACTTCGCCTACCTAGACGAGCAAACAAAGCGTTCCATTCGCCGCGCCTTACTCAAAGCCGTAGCGATTCCAGGACATCAAGTTCCCTTTTCTTCCAGAGAAATGCCTATGTCTTACGGCTGGGGTACTGGTGGGATTCAGGTGACGGCTGCTGTAATTGGTCAAACTGATGTCTTGAAAGTCATTGACCAAGGTGCAGACGACACTACAAACGCTGTAAATATTCGTCGCTTTTTCAAAAAAGTTTGTGGAGTCAAGACAACAGAACGCACACAGGAAGCAACTTTAATTCAGACTCGCCATCGCATACCTGAAACACCATTACAGGAAGGACAAATTCTAGTTTACCAAGTACCAATTCCCGAACCCTTGCGCTGGCTAGAACCATCATCTGTAGAGACAGGCAAAATGCACGCCTTAGAAGAATATGGGGCTATGTACGTCAAGCTTTACGAAGACATCACCACTCATGGACACATTGCCACATCCTACGACTATCCGGTAATGGTGCATGACCGTTATTTGATGAGTCCCAGTCCCATCCCGCGCTTTGATAACCCCAAAATGAATATGAGTCCAGCCTTGCAATTATTTGGTGCAGGGAGAGAAAAACGCATATATGCAATTCCACCCTACACCAAAGTCAGAAGCCTCGACTTTGAAGATCATCCCTTCACCGTCGAAAAATGGGATAAAGCCTGCGAGTTATGCGGTTCTACAGAAAGCTATTTAGATGAGGTAGTCATTGACGACCAAGGTGGGCGAATGTGGATTTGCTCTGATACAGATTTTTGTAATAATTCAAAATTTAAAATTTACAGCCGATGA
- the phnK gene encoding phosphonate C-P lyase system protein PhnK produces the protein MKPLLQVHQLSKSYGAIKACDRISFNLYPGQVLGIVGESGSGKSTLLSSIANHITVDQGNVTYNNRSDEDIEVFQLAEAKRRLLMRTEWGFVQQNPRDGLRMRVSAGANIGERLLDIGVRHYGNIRDEAAHWLQQVEIDPARIDNLPIQFSGGMQQRLQLARVLVTRPRLILMDEPTGGLDVSVQARLLDLLRSLVRNFNLSVIIVTHDIGVVRLLAHRLIVMQQGQVVESGLTDQVLDDPQHPYTQLLVSAALTP, from the coding sequence ATGAAGCCTCTTTTACAGGTTCACCAATTGAGTAAATCTTACGGTGCAATTAAAGCTTGCGATCGCATTTCGTTTAATCTTTATCCTGGACAAGTTCTTGGCATTGTGGGAGAATCCGGTTCGGGTAAGTCTACTTTGCTGAGTTCTATTGCTAATCACATTACTGTTGATCAAGGTAATGTTACTTATAATAATCGTAGTGATGAAGACATAGAAGTTTTTCAACTTGCGGAAGCTAAACGACGTTTATTAATGCGAACAGAGTGGGGTTTTGTCCAACAAAATCCCCGTGATGGTTTGCGAATGCGGGTGAGTGCGGGAGCAAATATCGGTGAACGCCTTCTAGATATTGGGGTGCGGCACTACGGCAATATTCGGGATGAAGCCGCCCACTGGCTACAACAAGTAGAAATTGACCCAGCACGGATAGATAATCTGCCAATCCAATTTTCGGGAGGGATGCAACAAAGATTACAACTCGCCCGTGTGTTAGTAACGCGTCCTCGGTTGATTTTGATGGACGAACCAACAGGTGGGTTAGATGTCTCAGTACAAGCCAGGTTATTGGATTTATTGCGATCGCTTGTCCGCAATTTTAATCTCAGTGTCATCATAGTCACCCACGATATCGGCGTAGTGAGGCTACTAGCACACAGATTAATAGTCATGCAACAAGGACAAGTAGTGGAATCAGGTTTAACTGATCAAGTGCTTGATGATCCACAACATCCATACACCCAACTATTAGTCAGCGCAGCTTTAACACCATGA